Proteins from a single region of Pseudomonas quebecensis:
- the hemC gene encoding hydroxymethylbilane synthase gives MSSREIRIATRKSALALWQAEYVKARLELAHPGLKVSLVPMVSRGDKLLDSPLSKIGGKGLFVKELETALLENEADIAVHSMKDVPMDFPEGLGLFCICEREDPRDAFVSNNYASLDDLPLGSIVGTSSLRRQAQLLTRRPDLQIRFLRGNVNTRLAKLDSGEYDAIILAAAGLIRLGFEDRITSAISVEDSLPAGGQGAVGIECRSADSEIHALLKPLDHYDTEVRVTAERALNKHLNGGCQVPIACYAVLEGDNLWLRGLVGDPDGGTLLTAEVRGPQRDATALGVQVAEELLAKGAGAILQKVYGEAGPQ, from the coding sequence ATGTCCTCTCGCGAAATCCGCATCGCCACCCGTAAAAGCGCCTTGGCCCTATGGCAGGCCGAATACGTCAAAGCACGCCTGGAGCTTGCCCATCCGGGCCTCAAGGTGTCCCTGGTGCCCATGGTCAGTCGTGGCGACAAGCTGCTCGACTCACCGCTGTCGAAGATCGGCGGCAAGGGCTTGTTCGTCAAGGAGCTGGAAACCGCGCTGCTGGAGAACGAAGCCGACATCGCCGTGCATTCGATGAAAGACGTGCCGATGGACTTCCCTGAAGGCTTGGGCCTGTTCTGCATCTGCGAGCGCGAAGACCCGCGCGATGCCTTCGTTTCCAATAACTACGCATCGCTGGATGACCTCCCTTTGGGCAGCATCGTCGGCACGTCGAGCCTGCGACGCCAGGCTCAGCTGCTGACCCGCCGCCCCGACCTGCAGATCCGCTTTCTGCGCGGAAACGTCAACACCCGCCTGGCCAAGCTGGACAGCGGTGAATATGACGCCATCATCCTCGCCGCCGCCGGTTTGATCCGTCTCGGTTTCGAGGACCGCATCACTTCGGCCATCAGTGTCGAAGACAGCCTGCCAGCGGGTGGGCAGGGCGCAGTGGGCATTGAGTGCCGCAGCGCGGACAGCGAAATTCACGCGCTTCTCAAGCCTCTGGATCACTACGACACTGAAGTGCGCGTCACGGCCGAGCGTGCCCTGAACAAGCACCTCAATGGCGGCTGCCAGGTGCCGATTGCCTGCTACGCGGTGCTCGAAGGCGATAACCTGTGGCTGCGTGGCCTGGTGGGCGACCCCGACGGCGGCACGTTGCTGACCGCCGAGGTGCGTGGTCCGCAACGCGATGCGACGGCACTGGGGGTCCAGGTGGCTGAAGAACTGCTGGCCAAGGGCGCCGGCGCCATCCTGCAAAAAGTCTATGGCGAGGCCGGGCCGCAGTGA
- a CDS encoding uroporphyrinogen-III synthase, with translation MIGWRLLLTRPAEESVALAAALSAVGIYSSSLPLLDIEPLPVSPERQAVLRDLGRYCAVIVVSKPAARLALQYLDRQWPQVQWFSVGAATAQVLAARGYRVDYPQTGDDSEALLQLPALREAIARPDARVLIVRGEGGRELLAQQLRARGVSVDYLELYRRLLPEYDVGELTRRIQLERLNGVVVSSGQGFLHLQALAGADWPQVAQLPLFVPSPRVQQMAQAAGAEKVVDCRGASAAALLVALRGIVL, from the coding sequence GTGATCGGCTGGCGCTTGCTGCTGACGCGGCCCGCCGAGGAATCGGTGGCGCTGGCGGCGGCGTTATCCGCCGTCGGGATCTACAGCAGCAGCCTGCCTTTGCTGGACATCGAGCCGCTGCCTGTCAGCCCGGAACGGCAGGCGGTACTTCGTGATCTGGGCCGTTACTGCGCGGTAATCGTGGTCAGCAAGCCGGCCGCGCGCCTGGCCTTGCAATACCTGGACAGGCAATGGCCTCAGGTGCAGTGGTTCAGTGTCGGCGCGGCCACCGCGCAGGTGTTGGCCGCGCGTGGCTACAGGGTTGATTACCCGCAAACCGGCGACGACAGCGAGGCTTTGCTGCAACTGCCGGCGTTGCGCGAGGCGATTGCTCGCCCCGATGCGCGAGTGCTGATCGTGCGGGGTGAGGGCGGTCGCGAGTTGCTGGCGCAACAGTTGCGCGCCAGAGGTGTTAGTGTCGATTATCTGGAGTTGTACCGGCGGCTCCTGCCTGAGTACGACGTCGGTGAACTGACGCGGCGCATCCAGTTGGAACGCTTGAACGGCGTGGTGGTCAGCAGTGGGCAGGGTTTTTTGCATCTGCAAGCCCTGGCCGGTGCCGATTGGCCACAGGTGGCACAACTGCCATTGTTCGTACCCAGCCCGCGAGTCCAGCAGATGGCGCAGGCTGCCGGCGCAGAAAAAGTTGTGGATTGTCGCGGCGCGAGCGCTGCGGCGTTGTTAGTGGCGTTACGCGGCATTGTCTTATAA
- a CDS encoding uroporphyrinogen-III C-methyltransferase: protein MSETALPKDEAQPALQAPVESTVTAPRRGNGLAVVALLLGVAGVAAGGWGIWQVRALQASGQQQTGQVQALDDQSQSLKQNQQQLAARLAQLPAADELEERRRLVTQLQADQQHLSQRLETVLGASRQDWRLAEAEHLIRLASLRLSALQDINSALALVQGADEILREQSDPGAYAAREQLAKSLVALRSTEQPDRTGLYLQLAALRDQVVQLAAIAPEYQLTEPSSDGRPTTDTQSRWSEWWEQISRYFRIDFNPDDNIRPLLAGQGLNQVRLALSLALEQAQWAALNGESAVYSRSLAEARSVLQDNFNQDNPQSKAMLARIAELEPKAVSVVTPDLAASLAAVQAYLDRRHLSADEAKAAAKPATQE from the coding sequence GTGAGCGAAACAGCCTTGCCTAAAGATGAAGCTCAACCCGCACTTCAAGCGCCGGTCGAGTCAACGGTCACCGCGCCGCGCCGTGGCAATGGCCTGGCAGTCGTCGCCTTGCTGCTCGGCGTTGCCGGGGTGGCAGCCGGCGGTTGGGGCATCTGGCAGGTCCGTGCCCTGCAAGCCAGCGGCCAGCAGCAGACCGGTCAGGTGCAGGCCCTGGACGACCAATCCCAGTCCCTCAAGCAGAACCAGCAGCAACTGGCCGCGCGTCTGGCCCAGTTGCCAGCTGCGGACGAGCTGGAAGAGCGCCGTCGCCTGGTGACGCAGTTGCAGGCCGATCAACAACACTTGAGCCAGCGGCTGGAGACCGTGCTGGGCGCCAGTCGTCAGGACTGGCGCCTGGCCGAGGCCGAGCACTTGATCCGCCTGGCGAGCCTGCGTCTGTCGGCGTTACAGGACATCAACAGCGCCCTGGCGCTGGTGCAGGGCGCCGACGAGATTCTTCGCGAGCAAAGCGACCCAGGTGCGTACGCCGCGCGTGAGCAATTGGCCAAGAGCCTGGTGGCGCTGCGCAGTACCGAACAACCGGATCGCACCGGGCTTTACCTGCAATTGGCCGCCCTGCGCGACCAAGTGGTGCAGCTGGCGGCGATTGCGCCGGAGTATCAGTTGACCGAGCCTTCCAGCGATGGGCGGCCGACCACTGACACACAAAGCCGTTGGAGCGAATGGTGGGAGCAGATTTCCCGCTACTTCCGTATCGATTTCAACCCGGACGACAACATTCGTCCGCTGCTCGCCGGCCAAGGCTTGAACCAGGTTCGCCTGGCCTTGAGTCTGGCTCTTGAGCAAGCACAATGGGCTGCGCTCAATGGCGAGTCGGCGGTGTACAGTCGCTCGCTCGCAGAAGCGCGCAGTGTGCTGCAGGACAACTTCAATCAGGATAATCCCCAGAGCAAAGCGATGCTGGCGCGTATTGCCGAGCTTGAGCCTAAAGCCGTTTCGGTGGTGACGCCCGATCTGGCCGCCAGCTTGGCGGCTGTGCAGGCGTATCTTGATCGTCGTCACTTGTCCGCCGATGAAGCCAAGGCGGCTGCCAAGCCGGCGACCCAGGAGTAG
- a CDS encoding heme biosynthesis protein HemY produces MKRFYVILVLAIAIALALAVGISKHTGYVLITYPHVLHYESSLWATLIAVCGIALAIYLIRVALSLVTTSSGVVNPWSRRNRSRRVQIAIEQGQMDLAEGRWASAERHLHRAAEAERQPLLYYLGAARAANEQGRYEEADGLLERALERQPQAELAVALSHAQLQLDRGDTDGALVTLQAMHERHPHNAQLLRQLQRLHQQRGDWSSVIRLLPELRKDKVLPAAELAELERRAWGENLSLAAQREEQGEAGLQSLERAWQQLTSAQRQEPQLVLAYAEQLRQLGADAKAEEALRAAIKRDYNSHLMRLYGLLRGSDPARQLKFAEGRLKEHPGDASLLLTLGRLCLQNSLWGKARDYLERSLQVQRNPEACAELARLLAQLGDTERSNQLFQEGLGLLDSRLLASPLPVPARV; encoded by the coding sequence ATGAAGCGTTTCTATGTGATCCTGGTGCTGGCGATTGCCATCGCCCTTGCGCTGGCCGTGGGCATCTCGAAACATACCGGCTACGTGCTGATTACCTACCCCCATGTGTTGCATTACGAGTCGAGCCTTTGGGCGACCCTGATCGCGGTATGTGGCATCGCCCTGGCAATCTATCTGATCCGCGTGGCGCTGAGCCTGGTCACCACGTCGAGCGGTGTGGTCAACCCCTGGTCGCGGCGTAACCGCAGCCGTCGTGTGCAGATTGCTATCGAGCAGGGCCAGATGGACCTCGCCGAGGGACGTTGGGCCAGCGCTGAACGCCATTTGCATCGGGCTGCCGAAGCTGAGCGCCAACCGCTGCTCTACTATCTCGGCGCCGCGCGTGCGGCCAACGAGCAGGGGCGCTACGAAGAGGCCGACGGTTTGCTCGAGCGGGCCCTTGAGCGCCAGCCCCAGGCTGAGCTGGCGGTCGCCTTGAGCCACGCCCAACTGCAACTGGACCGTGGCGACACGGACGGGGCCCTGGTCACCCTGCAGGCGATGCATGAGCGCCACCCGCATAACGCGCAACTCCTGCGCCAATTGCAGCGCTTGCATCAGCAGCGTGGCGACTGGTCCTCAGTGATCCGGCTGCTGCCGGAACTGCGTAAGGACAAGGTGTTACCCGCCGCTGAACTGGCCGAATTGGAACGTCGCGCATGGGGTGAGAACCTGAGCCTGGCTGCCCAGCGCGAAGAGCAGGGCGAGGCGGGGTTGCAGTCGCTGGAGCGCGCCTGGCAACAACTCACCTCCGCCCAGCGCCAGGAACCGCAGTTGGTGCTGGCCTATGCCGAACAGTTGCGCCAGTTGGGCGCAGACGCCAAGGCCGAGGAGGCCCTGCGCGCAGCGATCAAACGCGACTACAACAGCCACCTGATGCGACTGTATGGCCTCCTGCGTGGCAGTGACCCGGCGCGGCAGTTGAAGTTTGCCGAAGGCCGGCTCAAGGAGCATCCAGGCGACGCCAGCCTGCTGCTGACCTTGGGTCGCTTGTGTCTGCAGAACAGCTTGTGGGGCAAGGCGCGCGACTACCTCGAACGCAGCCTGCAGGTGCAGCGCAACCCCGAGGCCTGCGCCGAACTGGCACGCTTGTTGGCGCAACTGGGGGATACCGAGCGCAGCAACCAACTGTTCCAGGAAGGCCTGGGCTTGCTGGATAGCCGTCTGCTGGCGTCCCCCTTGCCAGTTCCCGCGCGAGTTTGA
- a CDS encoding disulfide bond formation protein B, which yields MSLAPSRSLFFLAFMAGTLTLGASYYLEFGASLRPCFLCQMQRVFLAAFTLVNLVAALHNPRRPIIYVYGVASMGCALLGAATAVRQVLLQNSAPGQAANCWPNASHMLEDISWWQALQLAVKGTVDCMEISWTLFDLSLPEWSLLFFVGMLILGIMQFSRLLLRRGLHPARH from the coding sequence ATGTCTTTGGCCCCTTCACGTTCCTTGTTTTTTCTGGCGTTCATGGCGGGTACGCTGACGTTGGGCGCTTCCTATTACCTCGAATTCGGAGCCTCGCTGCGCCCGTGTTTTCTGTGCCAAATGCAGCGCGTATTTCTAGCGGCGTTCACGTTGGTCAATCTGGTGGCCGCGCTCCATAACCCCAGGCGTCCCATCATCTACGTGTACGGCGTGGCGAGCATGGGCTGTGCATTACTGGGGGCGGCCACCGCCGTGCGCCAGGTCTTGCTGCAAAATTCCGCACCTGGGCAGGCCGCCAATTGTTGGCCGAACGCCAGCCACATGCTCGAAGATATTTCGTGGTGGCAGGCGCTGCAGCTGGCGGTCAAAGGTACCGTTGACTGCATGGAAATCAGCTGGACGCTGTTTGATTTGAGCCTCCCTGAGTGGAGCCTGCTGTTTTTCGTGGGAATGCTGATCCTGGGCATCATGCAGTTTTCACGGCTGCTGCTCAGGCGAGGCCTGCACCCTGCGAGGCATTAA
- the rsd gene encoding sigma D regulator, with translation MLERCKNARERWGGVHKLIDSWLKARHELIRAFDALGAEPEALAEKREPLQDFCVVLVDYVSAGHLSIYTQLTKEAEAFDDRRGLDFAKTLYPRIDVITEMLLTFTELCDQGKCVAEKFKELGALLHERFELEDCLIEVLHNAHKEQTVAQA, from the coding sequence ATGTTGGAACGTTGCAAGAATGCTCGGGAACGCTGGGGTGGGGTGCACAAGCTGATCGACAGCTGGTTGAAGGCACGCCATGAACTGATTCGGGCTTTCGATGCGCTGGGTGCCGAGCCCGAGGCGTTGGCCGAGAAGCGCGAACCGTTGCAGGACTTCTGCGTTGTACTGGTGGATTACGTATCGGCTGGGCATTTGAGCATTTACACCCAACTCACCAAAGAGGCCGAAGCGTTCGATGACCGGCGTGGCCTGGATTTCGCAAAGACCCTTTACCCGCGTATCGATGTGATTACCGAGATGTTGCTGACGTTTACCGAACTCTGTGATCAAGGCAAATGCGTCGCTGAAAAATTCAAAGAATTGGGTGCGCTGCTTCACGAGCGCTTCGAGCTGGAAGACTGCCTGATCGAAGTGCTGCACAACGCGCACAAGGAACAAACCGTCGCCCAGGCCTGA
- a CDS encoding FKBP-type peptidyl-prolyl cis-trans isomerase yields MLRYLFLVLGLAIPVAGASESSPSKTNDQDRHDLAYSVGASLGERLRQEVPDLQIQALIDGLQQAYQGKPLALDAARIEQILAQHEAQIEAAAQIPQSEKALAAEQQFLAKEKASKGVRELADGILLTELTPGTGNTPSANSQVQVKYVGQLPDGTVFDKSNQPQWFRLDSVINGWSSALQQMPVGAKWRLVIPSAQAYGADGAGELIPPYTPLVFEIELLGTRS; encoded by the coding sequence ATGTTGCGCTACCTTTTTCTTGTGCTTGGCCTGGCGATTCCAGTGGCCGGTGCGAGCGAATCATCGCCGTCCAAGACCAACGACCAGGATCGGCACGACCTCGCCTACAGCGTGGGTGCCAGCCTCGGCGAACGCCTGCGTCAGGAGGTTCCCGACCTGCAGATACAAGCCCTGATCGACGGCCTCCAGCAGGCCTATCAAGGCAAGCCACTGGCGCTGGACGCTGCACGCATCGAGCAGATCCTGGCGCAGCACGAGGCGCAGATCGAAGCCGCTGCCCAGATCCCCCAAAGCGAAAAGGCATTGGCCGCCGAGCAACAATTCCTCGCCAAGGAAAAAGCCTCAAAAGGCGTTCGTGAATTAGCGGATGGAATCCTGCTCACCGAACTCACGCCCGGCACGGGCAACACGCCGTCGGCCAATAGTCAGGTTCAAGTGAAATACGTCGGCCAACTGCCCGATGGAACAGTCTTCGACAAGAGCAACCAACCACAGTGGTTTCGCCTGGACAGTGTGATCAACGGCTGGAGCAGCGCGTTGCAACAAATGCCGGTGGGCGCGAAATGGCGCCTGGTGATTCCATCGGCCCAGGCGTACGGCGCCGACGGTGCCGGCGAGTTGATCCCGCCTTATACGCCACTGGTTTTCGAGATCGAACTGCTGGGTACGCGTTCCTGA
- a CDS encoding AlgP family protein: MSAKQKPVNTPLHLLQQLSGSLLEHLESACSQALADAEKLLAKLEKQRGKAQEKLHKSRTKLQDAATAGKAKAQAKAKDAVKELEDLLDALKDRQAETRAYISQLKKDAQESLKLAQGVGRVKEAVAKALGARTPVKAVAASTAKKPSAKPTAKPAAKTAAAKPAAKPAAKTAAAKPAVKPAAKTAAAKPAAKPAAKTVAAKPAAKPAAKTVAAKPAAKPAAKTAVAKPAAKPAAKTVAAKPAAKPAAKTAAAKPAAKPAAKTVAAKPAARPAAKTAAAKPAAKPAAKTAAAKPAAKPAAKTTAVKPAAKPTAKPAAAKPAAAKPSPAKPATPAATPAASTAATAPASSTPASATPTAAPTSAS, translated from the coding sequence ATGTCGGCCAAACAGAAGCCTGTTAATACCCCGTTGCACTTACTCCAACAACTCTCGGGCAGCTTGCTCGAACATCTGGAAAGCGCATGTTCCCAAGCGTTGGCTGATGCAGAAAAACTGCTCGCCAAGCTGGAGAAACAACGCGGTAAGGCGCAAGAAAAGCTGCACAAATCCCGTACCAAATTGCAAGATGCCGCCACTGCCGGCAAAGCCAAGGCACAAGCCAAGGCCAAAGACGCCGTCAAAGAACTTGAGGACCTGCTGGACGCCCTCAAGGATCGCCAGGCCGAAACCCGTGCCTACATTTCCCAACTGAAAAAAGATGCTCAGGAAAGCTTGAAGCTGGCGCAGGGCGTTGGTCGTGTGAAAGAAGCAGTGGCTAAGGCGTTGGGTGCTCGTACCCCCGTGAAAGCTGTTGCAGCAAGCACCGCTAAAAAGCCATCGGCCAAACCAACCGCCAAGCCTGCAGCCAAAACCGCTGCCGCTAAACCAGCAGCCAAGCCAGCAGCTAAAACCGCTGCCGCTAAACCAGCAGTCAAGCCTGCAGCTAAAACCGCTGCCGCTAAACCAGCAGCCAAGCCTGCAGCCAAAACCGTTGCCGCTAAACCAGCAGCCAAGCCTGCAGCCAAAACCGTTGCCGCTAAACCAGCAGCCAAGCCTGCAGCTAAAACCGCTGTCGCTAAACCAGCAGCCAAGCCAGCAGCCAAAACCGTTGCCGCTAAACCAGCAGCCAAGCCTGCAGCCAAAACCGCTGCCGCTAAACCAGCAGCCAAGCCTGCAGCCAAAACCGTTGCCGCTAAACCAGCAGCCAGGCCAGCAGCCAAAACCGCTGCCGCTAAACCAGCAGCCAAGCCAGCAGCTAAAACCGCTGCCGCTAAACCGGCTGCCAAGCCTGCGGCTAAAACGACTGCCGTCAAGCCAGCAGCCAAGCCAACGGCTAAACCCGCTGCCGCCAAACCGGCCGCTGCAAAGCCTTCGCCGGCCAAGCCCGCTACTCCAGCAGCGACCCCGGCAGCATCCACCGCTGCAACCGCACCGGCCAGCAGCACCCCTGCATCGGCGACGCCAACCGCTGCCCCAACCAGCGCCTCTTAA
- a CDS encoding TIGR02444 family protein, which yields MCADLWSFALSMYARPGIEAACLRLQAQGADVCLMLCGAWLEQRGVIPTAERLQALRQIAGPWQTQVIEPLRQLRVQWRTNAQQDKPLAALRERIKSMELEAERHLLMRLEELIETWSSGERADQQHWLERLAAEDAANLDHDALQQLRVAATGT from the coding sequence ATGTGCGCTGACCTGTGGAGCTTTGCTCTTTCGATGTATGCCCGCCCGGGCATAGAAGCCGCCTGCCTGCGCCTTCAGGCGCAAGGGGCGGACGTGTGCCTGATGCTCTGCGGCGCATGGCTGGAACAACGCGGCGTTATCCCGACCGCCGAGCGATTACAGGCGCTCAGGCAAATTGCCGGCCCTTGGCAGACGCAGGTGATCGAGCCGTTACGCCAGTTGCGTGTGCAATGGCGAACGAACGCGCAGCAGGACAAGCCGTTGGCTGCCTTACGGGAACGGATCAAGTCGATGGAGTTGGAGGCCGAACGGCACTTGTTGATGCGTCTCGAAGAGTTGATCGAAACATGGTCATCTGGCGAGCGGGCAGATCAACAGCACTGGCTGGAAAGACTGGCGGCTGAGGATGCCGCCAACCTTGACCACGACGCGCTGCAGCAGCTGCGCGTCGCGGCCACCGGCACTTAA
- a CDS encoding ATP-binding cassette domain-containing protein, producing the protein MIRLQSLTLQRGPQRLLEDAELTLHAGHKAGLIGANGAGKSTLFALLLGELTPDSGDCLLPADWRIAHMRQEIDTLDRIAIDYVLDGDLRLRQVQHDLAEAEKAQDGAAQARLHSELDSADGYTADARARKMLAGLGFTNEQMDRPVADFSGGWRMRLNLAQALMCPSDLLLLDEPTNHLDLDAILWLEDFLKSYQGTLLLISHDRDFLDAVVDNIAHVEQKKITLYRGGYTAFERARAERLAQQQQAYEKQQAQRAHMESYIARFKAQATKARQAQSRIKALERMEELSAAHVDSPFDFVFRESVKISSPLLDLSDARLGYGDKTILEKVKLQLTPGARIGLLGPNGAGKSTLIKNLSGELEPLAGRLTRGENTVVGYFAQHQLDSLDAKASPLLHLQRLAPTEREQTLRDFLGGFDFRGARIDEPVLNFSGGEKARLALALIAWDRPNLLLLDEPTNHLDLEMRLALTMALQEFSGAVLVVSHDRHLLKSTTDNFLLVADGKVEEFDGDLDDYARWLTDYRLRNAPASNTPVNPDKTDKKAQRQAAAALRQQLAPHKREADKLEAELGKVQERLAKIEASLGDSAVYEAARKDELRDLLAEQAKLKVREGQLEEAWMEALELLETLQAELEALS; encoded by the coding sequence ATGATCCGACTTCAAAGCCTAACATTACAGCGTGGCCCGCAACGTCTTCTCGAAGACGCCGAGCTGACCCTGCACGCCGGTCACAAAGCCGGCCTGATCGGTGCCAATGGCGCCGGCAAATCCACGTTGTTCGCGCTGTTGCTGGGCGAGCTGACCCCGGACTCCGGCGACTGCCTGCTGCCGGCCGACTGGCGCATCGCTCATATGCGCCAGGAGATCGACACCCTGGACCGCATCGCGATCGACTATGTGCTCGATGGCGACCTGCGCCTGCGCCAGGTGCAGCACGACCTGGCCGAAGCCGAAAAAGCTCAGGACGGCGCCGCCCAGGCGCGCCTGCACTCGGAGCTGGACAGCGCCGATGGCTACACTGCCGACGCTCGTGCCCGCAAGATGCTCGCCGGTCTGGGGTTTACCAACGAACAGATGGACCGCCCTGTCGCCGACTTCTCCGGCGGCTGGCGCATGCGCCTGAACCTGGCCCAGGCGCTGATGTGCCCCTCGGACCTGTTGCTGCTCGACGAGCCGACCAACCACCTGGACCTCGATGCGATCCTGTGGCTGGAAGATTTCCTCAAGAGCTACCAGGGCACCTTGCTGCTGATTTCCCACGACCGGGACTTCCTTGACGCGGTGGTCGATAACATCGCCCATGTCGAACAGAAGAAAATCACCCTGTACCGCGGCGGCTACACTGCGTTCGAACGTGCACGTGCCGAACGCCTGGCCCAGCAGCAACAGGCCTACGAGAAACAGCAGGCGCAACGCGCGCACATGGAAAGCTACATCGCTCGGTTCAAGGCCCAGGCCACCAAGGCCCGTCAGGCCCAGAGCCGGATCAAGGCGTTGGAGCGCATGGAAGAGCTGTCGGCGGCCCACGTCGATTCGCCGTTCGACTTCGTGTTCCGCGAGTCGGTGAAAATCTCCAGTCCATTGCTGGATCTTTCTGACGCGCGCCTGGGCTATGGCGATAAAACCATCCTGGAGAAGGTCAAGCTGCAACTCACGCCGGGTGCGCGGATCGGTTTGCTCGGCCCTAACGGCGCGGGCAAGTCGACATTGATCAAGAACCTGTCAGGTGAACTGGAGCCTTTGGCCGGCCGCCTGACCCGTGGCGAAAACACCGTGGTGGGTTACTTCGCCCAGCATCAGTTGGACTCCCTCGACGCCAAGGCCAGCCCGTTGCTGCACCTGCAGCGCCTGGCACCGACCGAGCGCGAGCAGACCCTGCGCGACTTCCTGGGTGGCTTCGACTTCCGTGGCGCGCGCATCGATGAGCCGGTGCTGAATTTCTCCGGCGGCGAAAAAGCCCGTCTGGCCCTGGCCCTGATCGCCTGGGATCGCCCGAACCTGCTGCTGCTCGACGAGCCGACCAACCACCTGGACCTGGAAATGCGCCTGGCGCTGACCATGGCTTTGCAGGAGTTCAGCGGTGCGGTGTTGGTGGTCTCCCACGACCGCCATTTGCTCAAGAGCACCACGGATAATTTCCTGCTGGTGGCCGATGGCAAAGTCGAAGAGTTCGATGGCGACCTCGACGACTACGCCCGCTGGCTCACCGATTACCGCCTGCGCAATGCGCCGGCCAGCAACACGCCGGTCAACCCGGACAAGACCGACAAAAAGGCCCAGCGCCAGGCCGCCGCTGCGTTGCGCCAGCAATTGGCGCCGCACAAGCGCGAAGCCGATAAGTTGGAGGCCGAGCTGGGCAAGGTGCAGGAGCGGTTGGCCAAAATCGAAGCCAGCCTCGGTGACAGTGCCGTGTACGAAGCCGCACGCAAAGACGAACTGCGCGACCTGCTGGCCGAACAGGCCAAGCTCAAGGTGCGCGAAGGGCAATTGGAGGAAGCCTGGATGGAAGCCCTCGAACTGCTTGAAACCCTGCAGGCGGAGCTGGAGGCGCTGTCCTGA
- a CDS encoding mechanosensitive ion channel family protein has translation MEALQLPAEWVEPVWIGAQILLILLAGYLAQRFVGKGLTRLGERYPFPPQLLMPLRGGLRWLIMGSALIFVLGRLGVSATVLWTALSGFVAVAAVAFFAMWSVLSNLLCAILIFTVGPFRLGDIVELVDTVDKPGVKGRVVAINLLYTTLVEVEAAGTDSAIVQVPNSLFFQRSVRRWPGTHVFPGDR, from the coding sequence ATGGAGGCATTGCAACTGCCGGCAGAGTGGGTCGAGCCTGTGTGGATTGGCGCGCAGATCCTGTTGATCCTGCTGGCCGGTTACCTGGCGCAGCGCTTTGTGGGCAAGGGCCTCACGCGCCTAGGCGAGCGCTACCCATTCCCGCCGCAACTGCTGATGCCGCTGCGGGGCGGCCTGCGCTGGCTGATCATGGGCAGCGCGCTGATCTTCGTGCTCGGCCGCCTCGGTGTGTCCGCCACGGTGTTGTGGACCGCGTTGTCGGGGTTTGTGGCGGTCGCCGCCGTGGCGTTTTTTGCCATGTGGTCGGTGTTGTCCAACCTGCTCTGCGCGATTCTGATCTTTACGGTCGGACCGTTTCGTCTGGGTGACATTGTGGAATTGGTGGATACCGTCGACAAACCGGGCGTCAAGGGGCGGGTAGTGGCAATCAATCTGCTCTATACCACGCTGGTCGAAGTGGAGGCCGCAGGCACCGACAGCGCGATCGTGCAGGTGCCTAACAGTCTATTCTTCCAGCGCTCGGTGCGACGTTGGCCGGGCACCCATGTGTTCCCGGGCGACCGCTAG
- a CDS encoding LysE family transporter, translating to MALDTWLAFFLASWIISLSPGAGAIASMSSGLQYGFLRGYWNAIGLQLGLAMQIAVVAGGLGAILAASSTAFYAIKWFGVAYLVYLAIKQWRALPLDMANDAAVRPVGKPMAMMFRGFLVNASNPKALVFMLAVLPQFVNPQAPLLVQYLIIGATMISVDMIVMAGYTGLASKVLRLLRTPTQQKRVNRTFAGLFVGAAGFLASLHRATA from the coding sequence ATGGCACTCGATACGTGGCTGGCCTTTTTCCTGGCCAGTTGGATCATCTCCCTTTCTCCCGGCGCCGGCGCCATCGCCTCGATGTCCAGTGGCCTGCAATACGGCTTTCTGCGCGGCTACTGGAATGCCATCGGCCTGCAACTGGGCCTGGCGATGCAGATTGCCGTGGTCGCGGGCGGGTTGGGTGCCATTCTCGCCGCATCGTCCACCGCGTTCTATGCGATCAAATGGTTCGGTGTGGCCTACCTTGTGTACCTGGCCATCAAGCAATGGCGTGCCTTGCCTCTGGACATGGCCAACGATGCGGCCGTGCGCCCCGTCGGCAAGCCGATGGCGATGATGTTCCGTGGTTTTCTGGTCAATGCCAGCAACCCCAAGGCCTTGGTGTTCATGCTCGCGGTGTTGCCGCAGTTCGTGAACCCGCAGGCGCCGTTGCTGGTTCAATATTTGATCATCGGCGCGACGATGATCAGCGTCGATATGATCGTGATGGCGGGCTACACCGGGCTGGCGTCGAAAGTGTTGCGCCTGTTGCGCACGCCCACGCAGCAAAAACGCGTGAATCGTACGTTTGCCGGGTTGTTCGTGGGAGCGGCGGGGTTTCTGGCCAGCCTGCATCGCGCAACGGCGTAA